One Solanum pennellii chromosome 10, SPENNV200 genomic region harbors:
- the LOC107002806 gene encoding beta-ureidopropionase, with protein sequence MEKKEGEETENGTTQEKGSICGFDSLYHLLQTSLSPQLFQKVNRILLGLNCGKKLESIALPQPVKALSANHDFDLQAFSFFADKESLRGPRVVRVGLIQNSIALPTTEPFLNQREAIFQKLIPMIDAAGSSGVNILCLQEAWTMPFAFCTREKKWCEFAEEIDGESTKFLQQLAQKYNMVIISPILERDVNHGETLWNTAVIIGNHGNIIGKHRKNHIPRVGDFNESTYYMEGNTGHPVFETAYGKIAVNICYGRHHPLNWLAFGLNGAEIVFNPSATVGELSEPMWPIEARNAAIANSYFVGSINRVGTEVFPNPFTSGDGKPQHADFGHFYGSSHFSAPDASCTPSLARHKDGLLISDMDLNLCRQLKDKWGFRMTARYDVYADLLARYVKPDFEPQVISDPLLHKSG encoded by the exons ATGGAGAAGAAAGAGGGCGAAGAGACAGAAAATGGAACAACCCAAGAGAAGGGCTCCATTTGTGGATTTGACTCTCTTTATCATCTCCTTCAAACTTCTCTCAGCCCCCAACTTTTCCAG AAAGTCAATCGAATACTTCTGGGCCTAAATTGTGGAAAGAAACTTGAGTCTATTGCTCTTCCGCAGCCTGTCAAAGCTCTCTCTGCTAATCACGACTTTGATCTTCAG GCTTTTAGTTTTTTTGCGGACAAAGAGTCACTTAGAGGACCTCGTGTTGTGAGGGTTGGCCTCATTCAGAATTCTATTGCTCTACCCACAACTGAACCTTTCCTAAACCAAAGGGAGGCCATCTTTCAAAAGTTAATTCCCATGATTGATGCTGCAGGCTCTTCAGGAGTCAACATTCTATGCTTGCAA GAGGCATGGACGATGCCATTTGCATTTTGTACTCGCGAGAAAAAATGGTGTGAATTTGCTGAAGAGATTGATGGAGAATCAACAAAGTTTCTTCAGCAACTTGCACAAAAATATAACATGGTTATCATTAGTCCAATTCTTGAGAGGGACGTGAACCATGGAGAAACCCTGTGGAATACAGCAGTAATAATTGGAAATCATGGTAACATAATAGGGAAACATCGGAAG AATCATATACCTAGAGTTGGGGACTTCAACGAGAGTACATATTATATGGAAGGGAACACTGGCCATCCCGTGTTTGAGACAGCATATGGCAAGATTGCTGTTAATATATGTTATGGAAGGCACCATCCTTTGAACTGGTTAGCTTTTGGGTTAAACGGTGCAGAAATTGTTTTCAACCCATCAGCTACTGTTGGTGAACTTAGTGAACCAATGTGGCCCATAGAG GCTCGCAACGCAGCAATAGCAAATAGTTATTTTGTTGGTTCAATTAACCGTGTTGGAACAGAAGTTTTTCCTAATCCCTTCACTTCAGGAGATGGAAAGCCACAACATGCAGATTTTGGGCATTTCTATGGTTCGAGTCATTTTTCTGCACCAGATGCTTCATGTACACCGTCTCTGGCCCGTCACAAGGATGGATTGTTGATATCTGACATGGATCTCAACCTTTGCCGGCAGTTGAAGGACAAGTGGGGATTTCGAATGACTGCTCGTTATGACGTCTATGCTGATCTACTTGCTCGTTATGTGAAACCAGATTTTGAGCCACAAGTCATTTCTGATCCCTTGTTACATAAGAGTGGTTAA